The Chelonoidis abingdonii isolate Lonesome George chromosome 11, CheloAbing_2.0, whole genome shotgun sequence genomic interval cgtGCCACTGGCTGCGTGGAGCGGGAACAAGCCACCGACCCTGGTCCCCAGTAGAAGCTCGAGGGCGGGATGAAAGGGTCTGataggccgtagtttgcccacccctggattaTACATACCTAGGCTGCCTTACCAGCTCAGAGCCTGAGATCCAGCACTCAGCCAGCCCCCCACTGgtaggtcaggattgaggggcaatGGCTGGACTCGGGGTGGTGGGCAGCCCACGgctggcccagcaggaggctattGGGCCAGGATTAagggacactggcagagctgggggacaggaggcagggctgggttaGCAGCGGCTGCGGCTCAGGCTTATGGGGCGCTGGCAGAGCTTAGGCagggagagcccagagctgggctgcagggtgggaTTGATGGGCATGGACCAGAATTATTCAGCTCCACAGGGGAACAGCTTGGTGGCCCCAGTaaccccccactccctctgcctcccagccagagcgccatccctgccctgggctggagggaagaGAATGAGGCTCAAGGCCCgagctctgctcctccagcaggAGGCAGTACAGACTTGGGGAGCAACACCCCCACCACGCCCCAGGGAGAAACAGCAAGGAAACCCCAGCCCTTGGGCTTGTAAGTAcgaaagaaaaatgaatatttattagGGTGGAGCCAGGGGCCCTGTGGGGAGCGTTACACAtatgcctgccgccccccccccgcccccctagGCACCAGTACCCCCGGCAGCACGTGAGGGGGCACTGCAGAGTCCATGGAGGAATCTGCCCTGGGTTAGGAGCTATCATACAAGACAGATGGAAGGGGGGTACGGTGGCTGGGCACCCAGCACCATGGCCCCGTCTGCCCTGGGGGCTAAGTCTGCCTGGcgttggctggggcccctgggatggggggcctgggctggaagggggcagccccccccccccagctatcTCAGTCCAagtttcttcttctctttctgctTCTTGCGCACCACATCAATGTTGCGATCCTTCCACATGCTCTTGCGCAGCTTGATGGGGCGGCTGCCCACGTATTTACCTGCCAGGGGGCACAGATGGGAGCAGTGGGTCAGTAGATGGGGGGCAGCAGGCGCTCCCAAAAcaggggggggagaaggggacacATTTGGCTGCACCTTGCTCCGCAGAGGGGCTCGACACACCCTCAGTTCCCTCCTCTCACCAGGAGGGGGACTGCCCCCAGGCCAATCCCCAGGGCTCTATGTGGGGTTGAGCTGCCCCATAGCTTGCATTGCCtgccagaccctgcccccacaggcTGCCTTcaggccacccccacccccctcaagACAGATGCTGGGGGCGGCAGCAGGGTCAAAGGGCAGCCATGCCAATAGAAGCATGACAGAGTAACCTGCCCCCCGCCCATCTGGGGCACTATGgcctaacccctccccccaggggaACCTGTCCCCACCTCCGCTCACCGTTCATCTCGCGCATGGCGCGGACGTAGTCGTTGGGGTCCTTGAAGCTGACGAACCCGTAGCCCTTGGTCTTGCCGGTGCGCTTGTCCCGGATCACCTTGGCCTTGAGGAAGGACGGGTAGCGGCTGAAGGCCCGGGCCAGGATGTCGTCGTTCACCTCATTGCCCAGGTCCCCGCAGAAGATCCGGAAGTCATCTgggatgggaggggtgaggggagggtgagagtggggcagggccatAGGAACCAGCTGACCCCTACCTGTGATCATGGCAATCCTCTGCCACAGAACTCAGCATCTGCTCCATTGAATGGGCTTGCCAGGTCAACCCCCAGTAATATCCCGTGGCAGGGAGTCCCAGAGGTCAACGCTCAATGTCAgccccctgcagcagggagtccCACAAATTAACTCCAATAATATCCTGGGGTTTGCCTGTGCCCTGCTCCGGTTCAATCCCtcccctccctaccccagccACTTGGGATTCTCCCCACTcacctgagtcccactccagcaGGCTGGAGTCCTCCCAGCAGCTCCCGGCCGCCGTGCGGATGCAGCGCTTCAGCTTTTCCTGCCTCGTTTTCTTCTTGTCCTCGACCACAGGCTCCACCACGGGCTGGGGAGGCCATGGGTCAGCAACATCCCTCAGGGCAGAACCTGGAGCTGCCGTCCCTGTGCTCTCCACTCCCTCCAGGGCGGATCAGTAACACCTCCAACCTTCACAGCCCTCCGTCCCAAGGCTGGCtccagacccccctccccccttccccgatGAGATCCTGACTGAGCCATGGGGAGCCCCATGTCCCCCAtgggcccccacccccagcctgcagcctACTGGCTGAGGAGGGACCATCACATGGTGCAGACCAGGCCCCAGCCATGCAACACCCCCATGGTACAGACCCCCTGTAGGAACAGCCACCCGCCTTGGCACAGGACCCTCCTTACCACTGGCACTCCTGGTGTCTCTGGagagaccccacccccagccctcccatggttccccccactccagcccagaTTCCCTCCCCATTGTGTTCCCCCACAACCATCTCATgacatcccccaccccaggcctcctgTTGTCCCCTCATTCCTGCGTATACCCCTCCCCTGATCCCCTCCGGCCAGAGAAAGACATCCCCTTACCTCCATTGGTGCAAATCCGGGTTCGGGGCCACGGGGCCGACGCCCTCGTATGGGACCCAGCTCAGGCCCACGCAGTGCAGGCAGCACCCTGGCCTCTGGCATCACAGGCTCCACCTCGGGCATGCTGGGACCAATcacagcctcctccagcccccctgGCTCCTTCTCCTCCACCACGACTGGTGGaggctgctcccgcagctcctcctgcAGCAACAGGGAGACTAGCACCAGGGGCCATGCAACTGCAGAGGGATTAGCCTGGGGAACTCCCCACGTCATTAATCCAGCCCAAGGGGAGGGGTTGTGTGTTAGCCTatgggactccctgccccatgAATCCCATGGGAGGTCAGCCTGAAGCCCTGAGTTAACTGAATATCCAGGCAGGACAGGGTATTATACAGGAATTAACCAACAGGACACTGGAGCTAGCCCATGTGTCTTCCTGCCACTGGATAGTTAATGGGGTTAACACAAAATCACTGgtgttaacctgtggaacttcctgCTACTGGGACATGTACTGGGAGTTCGCCATGTCCCCCACACTAATCCTCCAAACATCGATGCAGTGGGCGAAATCCGAAGGGTACTATAAGGATGGAATCCTGGGGGACATGAAAGTCTGTCCTGCAGGACCCCTCCACCCCTACTGCAGGTGTGTGGCTGGCATCTGCCCCCTCCAAACTCCCTGTATCCCCCCACAACCTGGCCAGCATCAGAGCCCTTCCAGGACGTCTCCCAGCCACAGGGACATTGCAGCAAGCAGCTTGGTATGTTTTAAAGGGGGAACAGACACTTAACCTCATACAAGACTGGCAAGGAAAAGAGCTCTtgaccctcatgcttcagggcaggagcagagccacaaactgggggaaagaaagaaggaaccccctctcccctgcagtaGGATGGCCCAGcaaggtgtgttgggggggaggggggatttaatGCCTTCCTTTCAAGCACCAATGGAGGTTGAGTGGCAGAgagctctgcccccgccccctccataCCTCCTGCTTTTTCACTGGCGGCGCAGAGTACACTGTGGGGGCTGCCTGGATCACCATGGGGTTTATCTTCGGAGCTGCCACGACGGGGGGGCGCGGAACCGACATCAGAGGAGTGATCGGGCCGATGGGGACCCCAGGTCCCACCTAGACATCAGCAACAGCAGGGCCATTAAAGGGGCTAATGCAGACAATGGCTCCCTGGCTGGTCTTTGTCCAGCAGCTGGACAGAGTTCAGAatacagcccccaccccaaagctcGCGACACCCCCAGTGctaaaatgcagctgcctctgggggaCATAGCAGCTGGTGAGCAGCCACACAACAAATGCAGAGTGTCTTGTAGCAGAGAGTCAGCCAGCACTGactgaggggagagcgccccctctACTGAGGCCTCCAccatgctccctgcagcacagcgccctctAGTGCCATGCTAAGGCATCGggaccagccctgactgccaggggagagcgcctccaccccactccctgcagcacagcgccccccagcACCACACTGGGGCCAGCCTTGACTGCCAAGGgaatgcccccaccccactccctgcagcacagcacccccccaGCGCCACACTGGGGCCAGccttgctctcccctggcagtcacctccactccactccctATAGcaactccactccactccactccctatagcacagtgccccctagtggcATATGGGGGCCAGCCCTGAGTGCCTGGGGGAGAGTGCTCCcacctggctccctgcagcacagcgtcCCCTACTGCCATGCTGGGACCAGCACCGACTACAAAAGGAGAGCACCCCACCACAAACACAGCTTCCTGCAGCACTTatcattcctgtttgcccctcCTCCAAGTGCTGACCAGCCTCAACCCTGCCTTGCTCGAGCTGATCCCACAGTACAGCCACCCTGGCAGGTGAGACCCAACTGCCACCCCCCATTGGCTCCTGTCCCTCCCTCACACCCCATTGCTGAAGGAAACGCACTCACCGGTGGGCCAGTTCTCATCGGCCCTATGGGCCCCATGAGCGGGCCAGGAGGCCTCTGCATGGGGGGCCCCATCATCATCTGTGGGCCCTGGGGACCGGGCATGGGGGGCCCCACCATGGCTGGGTGGTGTGGCGGACGCATCGCCAGGGGCCTGGGAGCACCAGCtaagagaaagacagacagaaacgGGGTTTCCATTTCTATGACAACAGGATTTTCCCCATGGCTTTGATTCTGGAACTAGCCCCTGattcaaggagggagggaagtcCAGGAAATGAAACTTACCCAACAGGAAGTGAAACcgaccaccccacccccaggctttAGGAAGTGCAAAGAAAGGAGCAAGCAAACAGCAAAAGTCACCAAGAAGACAGGCCTCCCTGCCAGCTCGGGTTTTAGCATTTCCCCTGAGCAGGGGAGAATCCATGAAGTGAAACTGGTCTCCCCTGTCCCTTGGCAAAGAATAGAGCAAACAAACTGCCAACCTCAGGATTTATAGAAAGGCCTGGTTTATTTCTGCAAGAATCTCACTTATCAGGAAAACTCGGGAGGGAATTTTTATTGAAATATGATGTCAGACTTGGTGTCTCCTGACTGAAAGGGATAGCACCAGCAGGATCCAGGCGTGTTAGACTAGGGTAAAGACAGGGCTGGCGGGGGGAAGCTTACCAGATCTCTGCAGGACGTGAGGCACAAAGGCTGGTCGAAGGATCGGAGGCCTCTGTGGAGGGACAACTGCAGAGGGTGAGAAGGACAATTTTACTTTAAGGCGCCAGGCTGGGTATTGCAAgtgctgggttcaattcccagaaCTGCCACACGCGTCCTGCGTGACTGCGGACAAGTTATTTTGACTCTCCATGTCCCAGTTTCCTCACCTGAAAAACCAGAATGGTCCTTCCTTTGCCTTGTCTAATTATATCAAGAGCTTTTCGCGGCAGGACAGTCTCTCattgtgtctgggcagcgcctggcacaacagggccctgacctcagctggggcagagactgtctcttgctgtgtctAGGAAGTGCCTGGCACATCTCAGCCGAGGGTGCTACTGTATTACAAACAAACAGACCAAGTGTTCTAGCTCTGGGTTTGATCATTAGGGGAAAATCCCTTCTGGACTCCAGGCTGTAGGGCAGCAATGCACAGGAATCCCATTACGCTGAGGAAATTGCATCCTGGCTGATTAGACAGCTGTCTGTGGAGGAGGGGCCTTGTTAATATCCATCCGCATCCATCCCGATTCTGTACGGCATCACATGAGTTATGTCAGGCATCTAGGGTGAAGCAAGATGGGAGCCGGAGTCCGCTTCCCCAAACACGACTGGAGAGCAGGTGCCCACACACGTTTCAACAACATGAGCCAAACTGAGTCACAGCCGACTCCTGGCTCAGCTGGATTCATTTCCACCCCGTCTTGTGATGTCAGCACagacaacaaaacaaatacaacGTCTTCTCTACACCTTTGCagctgaaggatcccaaagccctTTAGAGGCTGCATATACAGTAATCATTCACTCAGTGataagatgcagctgcctctaggGTGGGACACAGCAGCTGTGTACAGGCAGCAGCATGTCACCATTGAGTGAATGATAACTGTGTATGCAGCCTCTAGAGGGCATTGGGATTCTATATAGCGCAGAGCTAAGACACAGCTGCCTCTTGGGGTGGCGTACACACCGTACAGCATTTATAAAGCACGTTAGGAACAAACTTTGCTTGAGAAATTATTCCGTAACTGTCCACTAGGGGGTGCAACTTGCACCATCCGCTTAGCAGCTGTTGTAGGCCAGTTGTCAGAGACGGGATACCTCACTAGAAGGACCTGCTGGTTTGATCCAGACAGCAGGGAGGATGCCACATTAGACGAAGCCACAGTTCTGATCCAGGGTGGCAGGATGCCGGATTAGATGGGCCTATTACTATATATGATAAAGCTGCTCCCCAGAAGACGACTGTTCAGCAGCCCCATGTATGAAATGGAGTTACTGGGTCTCCTGTCAGTTCCTAGCTATGTCAACACctgcaaacaaaccaacccaggaGGCACAAATAGCTTATCGGCAGCCATGGCAGAGGAGCTGAGCCCCCTCCAGGTggtgaggtgtgtgtgggggggactcTTGTCCTATCGCTGTACCTGCCCTGCGGATGAAGAGGGGGCTTCGGTTCTCGGGGCTGTCGATCCGGCACCTCTCGCCAGCGCTGAAGTTCACTCAAAGAGAAAGAACAGACACATTGCTTTGGAATCTCAGACGCGCCATATGCAGTCAGACACTAGGCCACCGAGACACACTACGTACCTGGTCCCACGAACGGTACCGGGGGGGCCACGATGGGGGCCACGAcagtggctgcagcagctgctcggGCTTCTAAGCTCTGCTGGACCTGGAGCAGAACGGAAACACGAATCAAGAGAGGCAGCTGGTAATGCAGACCTCTATAATACCCCTGAGGGAGAGGCACATGGGCCAGCGCAGAAGGAATACCACCCCTcctcacaccccctgccctgaaacatcTATCCAGAAGCCAACAGGCCTCAGTTAACACAGCCCCCACCATCCCAGGAAACATCTGTGCAGCTGCAGAAAGGACCAGCTAGTTAAAGGGCACGGAAGGACCAGGAAAGAGGCTGAGCAGTGGGATTTGACAGGGCAGCTGTGGGAGTGAGACTCGCAAGCCTGGCATAGGAGTGGAGGGTTAATTTAGCTTTAGTTCAGTCACACCACTGGCCTCTAACACCAGCACACCCATCAGCACAGAGTGGCAGGGGAGACGGACGACCCCACATGGAAATTAGAACAAACGGAGAGCCAGAGACCCACTCCGGGAACAGCTCATTAAGGGACTCGGTCCCAGCTACATTCCGTCTGTGATCCATCAAGTCCCTGTCAACCTGCAAGTTAGACCACAGACGGTCAGGGGAAGGACACGGTAACTGAGGCTAGTGCTTTTCATGCAGAGcagttttcatagattccaaggccagaagggagcattagatcatcaagtctgaccacCTGTACAACACAGgtcagaaaatttcagcctgatcCCACTGCACTGAGCCCAATCACGTGTGTTTAACTAAAGCTTCCTCCAGTAAGGCATCCGGTCTGGATTTGGAGACATCAAGAGATGTACAATCTGCCACTGCTCTGGTGAGTTCGTTCCAATGGTTTGTTTGAGTTAAGCTAAACAGAAACAAGACAcccttaatctgaattaacttctCAGTGTAGATAAGCCTAGAATAAGGTAGGgcactggttttcaaccttttttcatttgtgatcCCCTAAAAATGTTGAAGGCACGGACCCCTTTGGAATTTTCAGACAGTCTGTAGATCCCCTGGAGTTTTCgggccacaggttgaaaaccactgaagtaGGGAGTGAATTTAAACTGCAATAGCTATTCTTGATTAACTCCCTATGTGGCAGACCTTATTCCAATATGAGTGTTCCCACATGAAGATAATTAGGATAAATTATTCCTAAATAGTTCCAGGCATAAACAAGGCATAATTGTAAAATCTCCAGGGGAAGGAATGTCTTTTtcattgtgtgtttgtacagaaccaaGCAGGGAGCCCTGGTCTATGAGGACACttggcagaatttttaaaaataatttcagaggCTAATActgatgttttaaagaattttttcacCAATTTCTATCCatttaaatattcacagttgCAGGATGTTACTGGGGGAGGTCAGACAataatttaatgacagcagatgttGAGATTTTAAGagtttataactgttaaaacacaaattgccaacatcacatgtcaaagtacacaaagtaaatattcttaaatcaaactcctaagttttcaagcagcattttgcttACTTTGCATGTAAATTGTGATTATtatggatggaaatattttttcagcatTTACAAGTGCatagtgaaatcaatgtttaataACAAAAATCGAACACTTCCCTTCCCAGCCTAAGATGACCAGGGCCCCAGGAGCTACCCCAACACAAATAAGGGACTGTCACAGTGGAGAAAGGTGCTTCACATTTAATGATATTTCCATCACAATCTGCTCCACCACCCAAAAAGCATCCTACCCACGTACAGCTCCTTAAAAGCCAATAAGGGAGAGCAGCAGGAGACTCCTGAGATCTATTAGGGACCTCACTATGTTGATCTATTAACCTGGGGGCAAAGGTATCTTGGCTGTGAATATTTCTTCTAGTAACCGGGAGGGATGGACAACTCACTCCCTAGTGATGGGTGCCAACAGTGTCCCCCAATGACACAGGCAGATAGGCACACAGCAAAGATGGCAGGgtggatggggggggagggggcacggaGGAGCACAGTCACACAAGCCCAAGTCAGGGCTGTGGCCAGCACGTGCTCAGGACATCTCTGGTTTTAACCTCCAAGCTGCCAGAAACCTACATTCCCGCATCGTGTTTCTGGGCCAAAGAACTGCAGTTGCACCCAGCATCACCCTCACACTGCTCATACCCCATGGTGAGGGATAAGCCGGTGCCTCACCTGCTGGTAGGTGTTGGTGGCAATGATGGGTCGGATCACTGGGACTGGGGGCACCGTGGGCACGGCCGGCACTGCCAGAGCTACCGGGACAGCCTCCACCACCGGGGCCCCAGAGGGCAGGGAGACAGgggcccccagcacctcctgctcaaaCCTATACAGGTTGAGGGATGACAAATGGAGCCACGTTGACGTCTCTTTGCTACCATCCAGAGTTTTCCATGCTCTTGTCCTGAGGGGCCCCCCCATCCCAGTTCCTCAGGTCC includes:
- the LOC116830906 gene encoding RNA-binding protein 42 produces the protein MGGPLRTRAWKTLDGSKETSTWLHLSSLNLYRFEQEVLGAPVSLPSGAPVVEAVPVALAVPAVPTVPPVPVIRPIIATNTYQQVQQSLEARAAAAATVVAPIVAPPVPFVGPVNFSAGERCRIDSPENRSPLFIRRAVVPPQRPPILRPAFVPHVLQRSAGAPRPLAMRPPHHPAMVGPPMPGPQGPQMMMGPPMQRPPGPLMGPIGPMRTGPPVGPGVPIGPITPLMSVPRPPVVAAPKINPMVIQAAPTVYSAPPVKKQEEELREQPPPVVVEEKEPGGLEEAVIGPSMPEVEPVMPEARVLPALRGPELGPIRGRRPRGPEPGFAPMEPVVEPVVEDKKKTRQEKLKRCIRTAAGSCWEDSSLLEWDSDDFRIFCGDLGNEVNDDILARAFSRYPSFLKAKVIRDKRTGKTKGYGFVSFKDPNDYVRAMREMNGKYVGSRPIKLRKSMWKDRNIDVVRKKQKEKKKLGLR